In Nicotiana sylvestris chloroplast, complete genome, one genomic interval encodes:
- a CDS encoding hypothetical protein (ORF105): MNYIPFDPSISQKILIVIKYVIEGFYFIMNPLILYDLLLLPLSHFIRTWSGGKWNFIFYFTNGHARSYIYIRIDRSTGGFAPEIFLQIVQIVGVSTPMAMFYSEE, from the coding sequence ATGAACTATATACCATTTGATCCCTCTATCAGCCAAAAAATATTAATTGTGATAAAATATGTCATCGAGGGATTTTACTTTATCATGAATCCATTGATTCTATATGACTTATTACTACTCCCCCTTTCGCACTTTATTCGTACATGGAGTGGGGGGAAATGGAATTTTATTTTTTATTTCACAAATGGGCATGCTAGATCATATATCTATATACGGATAGATAGATCGACCGGTGGATTCGCACCTGAGATCTTTTTACAGATAGTACAGATAGTGGGGGTATCCACCCCTATGGCCATGTTCTATTCGGAGGAATAA
- the psaB gene encoding photosystem I P700 chlorophyll a apoprotein A2 (PsaB) — translation MALRFPRFSQGLAQDPTTRRIWFGIATAHDFESHDDITEERLYQNIFASHFGQLAIIFLWTSGNLFHVAWQGNFESWVQDPLHVRPIAHAIWDPHFGQPAVEAFTRGGALGPVNIAYSGVYQWWYTIGLRTNEDLYTGALFLLFLSAISLIAGWLHLQPKWKPSVSWFKNAESRLNHHLSGLFGVSSLAWTGHLVHVAIPASRGEYVRWNNFLDVLPHPQGLGPLFTGQWNLYAQNPDSSSHLFGTAQGAGTAILTLLGGFHPQTQSLWLTDIAHHHLAIAFIFLVAGHMYRTNFGIGHSMKDLLDAHIPPGGRLGRGHKGLYDTINNSLHFQLGLALASLGVITSLVAQHMYSLPAYAFIAQDFTTQAALYTHHQYIAGFIMTGAFAHGAIFFIRDYNPEQNEDNVLARMLEHKEAIISHLSWASLFLGFHTLGLYVHNDVMLAFGTPEKQILIEPIFAQWIQSAHGKTSYGFDVLLSSTSGPAFNAGRSIWLPGWLNAVNENSNSLFLTIGPGDFLVHHAIALGLHTTTLILVKGALDARGSKLMPDKKDFGYSFPCDGPGRGGTCDISAWDAFYLAVFWMLNTIGWVTFYWHWKHITLWQGNVSQFNESSTYLMGWLRDYLWLNSSQLINGYNPFGMNSLSVWAWMFLFGHLVWATGFMFLISWRGYWQELIETLAWAHERTPLANLIRWRDKPVALSIVQARLVGLAHFSVGYIFTYAAFLIASTSGKFG, via the coding sequence ATGGCATTACGATTTCCAAGGTTTAGCCAAGGCTTAGCTCAGGACCCCACTACTCGTCGTATTTGGTTTGGTATTGCTACCGCACATGACTTCGAGAGTCATGATGATATTACTGAGGAACGTCTTTATCAGAATATTTTTGCTTCTCACTTTGGTCAATTAGCAATAATTTTTCTGTGGACTTCCGGAAATCTGTTTCATGTAGCTTGGCAAGGAAATTTTGAGTCGTGGGTACAGGACCCTTTACATGTAAGACCTATTGCTCATGCAATTTGGGATCCTCATTTTGGTCAACCGGCCGTGGAAGCTTTTACTCGAGGGGGTGCTCTTGGCCCAGTGAATATCGCTTATTCTGGTGTTTATCAGTGGTGGTATACAATCGGTTTACGCACTAATGAAGATCTTTATACTGGTGCTCTTTTTCTATTATTTCTTTCTGCCATATCCTTAATAGCAGGTTGGTTACACCTACAACCGAAATGGAAACCGAGCGTTTCCTGGTTCAAAAATGCCGAATCTCGTCTGAATCATCATTTGTCAGGACTCTTTGGCGTAAGTTCCTTGGCTTGGACAGGGCATTTAGTTCATGTTGCTATTCCTGCATCCAGAGGGGAGTACGTTCGGTGGAATAATTTCTTAGATGTATTACCGCATCCCCAAGGGTTAGGCCCACTTTTTACAGGTCAATGGAATCTTTATGCTCAAAACCCCGATTCAAGTAGTCATTTATTTGGTACCGCCCAAGGGGCGGGAACTGCCATTCTAACTCTTCTCGGGGGATTCCATCCACAAACGCAAAGTTTATGGCTGACTGATATTGCCCATCACCATTTAGCTATTGCATTTATTTTTCTCGTTGCTGGTCATATGTATAGAACCAATTTCGGGATTGGGCACAGTATGAAAGACCTTTTAGATGCACATATTCCCCCGGGGGGACGATTGGGGCGTGGACATAAGGGTCTTTATGACACAATCAATAATTCGCTTCATTTTCAATTAGGCCTTGCTCTAGCTTCTTTAGGGGTTATTACTTCTTTGGTAGCTCAACACATGTACTCTTTACCTGCTTATGCATTCATAGCACAAGACTTTACTACTCAAGCTGCATTATATACCCACCACCAATATATCGCAGGATTCATCATGACAGGAGCTTTTGCTCATGGAGCTATATTTTTCATTAGAGATTACAATCCGGAGCAAAATGAAGATAATGTATTGGCAAGAATGTTAGAGCATAAAGAAGCTATCATATCTCATTTAAGTTGGGCCAGCCTCTTTCTGGGATTCCATACCCTGGGACTTTATGTTCATAATGATGTCATGCTTGCCTTTGGCACTCCGGAGAAGCAAATCTTGATTGAACCTATATTTGCTCAATGGATACAATCCGCTCATGGTAAAACTTCATATGGGTTCGATGTACTTTTATCTTCAACGAGTGGTCCAGCATTCAATGCGGGTCGAAGCATCTGGTTGCCGGGTTGGTTAAATGCTGTTAATGAAAATAGTAATTCATTATTTTTAACAATAGGTCCTGGAGACTTTTTGGTTCATCATGCTATTGCTCTTGGTTTACATACAACTACATTGATCTTAGTAAAAGGTGCTTTAGATGCACGTGGTTCCAAGTTAATGCCAGATAAAAAGGATTTCGGTTATAGTTTTCCGTGCGATGGCCCAGGACGAGGCGGTACTTGTGATATTTCGGCATGGGACGCGTTTTATTTGGCAGTTTTTTGGATGTTAAATACTATTGGATGGGTTACTTTTTATTGGCATTGGAAGCACATCACATTATGGCAGGGTAACGTTTCACAGTTTAATGAATCTTCCACTTATTTGATGGGCTGGTTAAGGGATTATTTATGGTTAAACTCTTCACAACTTATCAACGGATATAATCCTTTTGGTATGAATAGTTTATCGGTTTGGGCATGGATGTTCTTATTTGGACATCTTGTTTGGGCTACTGGATTTATGTTCTTAATTTCTTGGCGTGGATATTGGCAGGAATTGATTGAAACTTTAGCATGGGCTCATGAACGCACACCTTTGGCCAATTTGATTCGCTGGAGAGATAAACCAGTGGCCCTTTCCATTGTACAAGCAAGATTGGTTGGATTAGCTCACTTTTCTGTAGGTTATATATTCACTTATGCGGCTTTCTTGATTGCCTCTACGTCGGGCAAATTTGGTTAA
- the psbC gene encoding photosystem II 44 kDa protein (CP43): METLFNGTLALAGRDQETTGFAWWAGNARLINLSGKLLGAHVAHAGLIVFWAGAMNLFEVAHFVPEKPMYEQGLILLPHLATLGWGVGPGGEVIDTFPYFVSGVLHLISSAVLGFGGIYHALLGPETLEESFPFFGYVWKDRNKMTTILGIHLILLGLGAFLLVFKALYFGGVYDTWAPGGGDVRKITNLTLSPSIIFGYLLKSPFGGEGWIVSVDDLEDIIGGHVWLGSICILGGIWHILTKPFAWARRALVWSGEAYLSYSLGALSVFGFIACCFVWFNNTAYPSEFYGPTGPEASQAQAFTFLVRDQRLGANVGSAQGPTGLGKYLMRSPTGEVIFGGETMRFWDLRAPWLEPLRGPNGLDLSRLKKDIQPWQERRSAEYMTHAPLGSLNSVGGVATEINAVNYVSPRSWLATSHFVLGFFFFVGHLWHAGRARAAAAGFEKGIDRDFEPVLSMTPLN, encoded by the coding sequence GTGGAAACGCTCTTTAATGGAACTTTAGCCTTAGCTGGTCGTGACCAAGAAACCACTGGTTTCGCTTGGTGGGCCGGGAATGCCCGACTTATCAATTTATCCGGTAAACTACTAGGGGCTCATGTAGCCCATGCTGGATTAATCGTATTCTGGGCCGGAGCAATGAACCTATTTGAAGTGGCCCATTTCGTACCAGAGAAGCCTATGTATGAACAAGGATTAATTTTACTTCCCCACCTAGCTACTCTAGGTTGGGGGGTAGGCCCTGGGGGAGAAGTTATAGACACCTTTCCATACTTTGTATCTGGAGTACTTCATTTAATTTCTTCTGCAGTATTGGGCTTTGGCGGCATTTATCATGCACTTCTGGGACCTGAGACACTTGAAGAATCTTTTCCCTTCTTTGGTTATGTCTGGAAAGATCGAAATAAAATGACCACAATTTTAGGTATTCACTTAATCTTGTTAGGTCTAGGTGCTTTTCTTCTAGTATTCAAGGCTCTTTATTTTGGGGGCGTATATGATACCTGGGCTCCGGGAGGGGGAGATGTAAGAAAAATTACCAACTTGACCCTTAGCCCGAGTATCATATTTGGTTATTTACTAAAATCCCCTTTTGGAGGGGAAGGATGGATTGTTAGTGTGGACGATTTAGAAGATATAATCGGAGGACATGTATGGTTAGGTTCCATTTGTATACTTGGTGGAATCTGGCATATCTTAACCAAACCCTTCGCATGGGCTCGACGCGCACTTGTATGGTCTGGAGAGGCTTACTTATCTTATAGTTTAGGGGCTTTATCCGTCTTTGGTTTCATTGCTTGTTGTTTTGTCTGGTTCAATAATACCGCTTATCCTAGTGAATTTTACGGACCTACTGGACCAGAAGCTTCTCAAGCTCAAGCATTTACTTTTCTAGTTAGAGACCAACGTCTTGGGGCTAACGTGGGATCCGCTCAAGGACCTACTGGTTTAGGTAAATATCTAATGCGTTCCCCGACTGGAGAAGTCATTTTTGGAGGAGAAACTATGCGTTTTTGGGATCTGCGTGCTCCATGGTTAGAGCCTCTAAGGGGTCCAAATGGGTTAGACTTGAGTAGGTTGAAAAAAGACATACAACCTTGGCAGGAACGGCGTTCCGCAGAATATATGACTCATGCTCCTTTAGGTTCTTTAAATTCCGTGGGTGGTGTAGCTACCGAGATCAATGCAGTCAATTATGTCTCTCCTAGAAGTTGGTTAGCTACCTCTCATTTTGTTCTAGGATTCTTCTTCTTCGTAGGTCATTTGTGGCACGCGGGAAGGGCTCGTGCAGCTGCAGCAGGATTTGAAAAAGGAATTGATCGTGACTTTGAACCTGTTCTTTCCATGACCCCTCTTAATTGA
- the rps14 gene encoding ribosomal protein S14 — protein sequence MARKSLIQREKKRQKLEQKYHSIRRSSKKEISKVPSLSDKWEIYGKLQSPPRNSAPTRLHRRCFLTGRPRANYRDFGLSGHILREMVHACLLPGATRSSW from the coding sequence ATGGCAAGGAAAAGTTTGATTCAGAGGGAGAAGAAGAGGCAAAAATTGGAACAGAAATATCATTCGATTCGTCGATCCTCAAAGAAAGAAATAAGCAAGGTTCCGTCGTTGAGTGACAAATGGGAAATTTATGGAAAGTTACAATCCCCACCACGGAATAGTGCACCTACACGCCTTCATCGACGTTGTTTTTTGACCGGAAGGCCGAGAGCTAACTATCGAGACTTTGGACTATCCGGACACATACTTCGTGAAATGGTTCATGCATGTTTGTTGCCAGGAGCAACAAGATCAAGTTGGTAA
- the psbZ gene encoding photosystem II protein Z (YCF9): MTLAFQLAVFALIATSLILLISVPVVFASPDGWSSNKNVVFSGTSLWIGLVFLVGILNSLIS, encoded by the coding sequence ATGACTCTTGCTTTCCAATTGGCTGTTTTTGCATTAATTGCTACTTCATTAATCTTATTGATTAGCGTACCCGTTGTATTTGCTTCTCCTGATGGCTGGTCAAGTAACAAAAATGTTGTATTTTCTGGTACATCCTTATGGATTGGATTAGTCTTTCTGGTGGGTATCCTTAATTCTCTCATCTCTTGA
- the psbD gene encoding photosystem II protein D2 — MTIALGKFTKDENDLFDIMDDWLRRDRFVFVGWSGLLLFPCAYFAVGGWFTGTTFVTSWYTHGLASSYLEGCNFLTAAVSTPANSLAHSLLLLWGPEAQGDFTRWCQLGGLWTFVALHGAFGLIGFMLRQFELARSVQLRPYNAIAFSGPIAVFVSVFLIYPLGQSGWFFAPSFGVAAIFRFILFFQGFHNWTLNPFHMMGVAGVLGAALLCAIHGATVENTLFEDGDGANTFRAFNPTQAEETYSMVTANRFWSQIFGVAFSNKRWLHFFMLFVPVTGLWMSALGVVGLALNLRAYDFVSQEIRAAEDPEFETFYTKNILLNEGIRAWMAAQDQPHENLIFPEEVLPRGNAL; from the coding sequence ATGACTATAGCCCTTGGTAAGTTTACCAAAGACGAAAATGATTTATTTGATATTATGGATGACTGGTTACGGAGGGACCGTTTCGTTTTTGTAGGCTGGTCCGGTCTATTGCTCTTTCCTTGTGCCTATTTCGCTGTAGGGGGTTGGTTCACAGGTACAACCTTTGTAACTTCATGGTATACCCATGGATTGGCCAGTTCTTATTTGGAAGGCTGCAATTTCTTAACTGCCGCGGTTTCTACTCCTGCTAATAGTTTAGCACATTCGTTGTTGTTACTATGGGGTCCTGAAGCACAAGGAGATTTTACTCGTTGGTGTCAATTGGGGGGTCTGTGGACTTTTGTTGCTCTCCATGGAGCTTTTGGCCTAATAGGTTTCATGTTACGTCAATTCGAGCTTGCTCGATCTGTTCAATTGAGACCTTATAATGCAATCGCATTCTCTGGTCCAATTGCTGTTTTTGTTTCTGTATTTCTGATTTATCCACTGGGTCAGTCTGGTTGGTTCTTTGCACCTAGTTTTGGTGTAGCAGCTATATTTCGATTCATCCTCTTTTTTCAAGGGTTTCATAATTGGACGTTGAACCCATTTCATATGATGGGAGTTGCCGGTGTATTGGGCGCTGCTTTGCTATGCGCCATTCATGGTGCTACCGTAGAAAATACTTTATTTGAAGACGGTGATGGTGCAAATACATTCCGTGCTTTTAACCCAACTCAAGCCGAAGAAACTTATTCAATGGTCACCGCTAACCGCTTTTGGTCCCAAATCTTTGGGGTTGCTTTTTCCAATAAACGTTGGTTACATTTCTTTATGTTATTTGTACCAGTAACCGGTTTATGGATGAGTGCTCTTGGAGTAGTCGGTCTAGCCCTGAACCTACGTGCCTATGACTTCGTTTCTCAGGAAATTCGCGCAGCGGAAGATCCTGAATTTGAGACTTTCTACACCAAAAATATTCTCTTAAACGAAGGTATTCGCGCTTGGATGGCGGCTCAAGATCAGCCTCATGAAAACCTTATATTCCCTGAGGAGGTTCTACCACGTGGAAACGCTCTTTAA